A part of Larkinella insperata genomic DNA contains:
- a CDS encoding Nramp family divalent metal transporter: MAQGWKSENLSKSLPEVHASIPVPENGSFFKRLLAFAGPGLMIAVGYMDPGNWATDIAGGSRFGYTLLSVILISNLFAMLLQHLSLKLGIATGRDLAQACRDHFSRPVAVVLWVLCEIAIAACDLAEVIGSALALNLLFGIPLSVGVCITALDVLLLLYLQHKGFRWLESIVAALIFVILLCFGYEIIVARPDISAIFGGLIPQKEVVTNPGMLYIAIGILGATVMPHNLYLHSSIVQTRDFARTESGRRNAIRFATIDSTLSLFMAFFINAAILILSAAAFHTSGNHQVADITDAHRLLDPLLGATLASVLFAVALLASGQNSTLTGTLAGQIVMEGFLNIRLKPWIRRLVTRLIAIVPALVVTILYGERGTSELLVFSQVILSVQLSFAVVPLVMFTSDKLKMGAFVNPRWMIILSWAVAGLIIGLNLVLLAGTL, from the coding sequence ATGGCACAGGGATGGAAGTCTGAAAATCTATCGAAATCGTTACCCGAAGTTCACGCCAGCATTCCCGTCCCGGAGAACGGTTCTTTTTTCAAACGGTTGCTGGCTTTTGCCGGTCCCGGCCTGATGATTGCCGTTGGATATATGGACCCCGGTAACTGGGCTACTGACATTGCCGGTGGTTCGCGCTTCGGCTACACGCTGTTGTCGGTTATTCTGATTTCCAATTTATTTGCCATGCTCCTGCAGCACCTTTCGCTCAAGCTGGGTATTGCAACGGGGCGCGATCTGGCGCAGGCCTGCCGCGATCACTTCAGCCGCCCGGTGGCGGTCGTGCTCTGGGTTCTGTGCGAAATTGCCATTGCCGCCTGCGACCTGGCCGAAGTGATTGGCTCGGCCCTGGCGCTGAATCTGCTCTTCGGTATTCCGCTGTCCGTTGGGGTCTGCATTACGGCCCTGGACGTTTTACTACTATTGTATTTGCAACACAAAGGATTCCGCTGGCTGGAAAGCATCGTAGCCGCCCTGATCTTCGTTATCCTGCTGTGTTTTGGGTATGAAATAATTGTGGCCCGGCCCGATATTTCCGCCATCTTTGGTGGCCTGATTCCGCAGAAAGAAGTGGTCACCAATCCCGGTATGCTCTACATCGCCATCGGTATTCTGGGCGCTACCGTGATGCCGCATAATCTCTACCTGCATTCCAGCATTGTCCAAACCCGTGATTTCGCCCGCACCGAGTCGGGTCGCCGGAACGCCATCCGGTTTGCCACCATCGACTCGACCTTGTCGCTGTTCATGGCGTTTTTCATCAATGCCGCCATTCTGATCTTGTCGGCTGCGGCTTTTCACACGTCAGGCAACCATCAGGTCGCCGACATCACCGATGCGCACCGCCTGCTTGATCCGCTGCTGGGTGCCACGCTGGCTAGTGTGCTGTTTGCCGTGGCGCTGCTGGCTTCGGGGCAAAATTCAACGCTGACCGGTACGCTGGCCGGGCAGATCGTTATGGAAGGGTTTCTGAACATCCGGCTCAAACCGTGGATTCGCCGGCTGGTAACCCGTTTGATTGCCATTGTTCCGGCCCTGGTGGTCACCATTCTGTACGGCGAACGCGGCACTTCCGAATTGCTGGTTTTCAGCCAGGTGATTCTTTCGGTGCAATTGAGCTTCGCCGTCGTACCGCTGGTGATGTTTACGAGCGATAAGTTAAAAATGGGTGCTTTTGTCAATCCCCGCTGGATGATCATTCTGAGCTGGGCCGTCGCCGGGCTGATTATCGGGCTGAATCTGGTATTGCTGGCCGGAACTTTATAG
- a CDS encoding NAD-dependent epimerase/dehydratase family protein, which translates to MKILITGGAGFVGSSLALSLKSNYPQYEIFVLDNLKRKGSELNVARLTKAGIQFVHGDIRNKEDFDPIPPVDTLIEASAEPSVLAGLTGTPDYLMNTNLFGTVNCLNFALKSKANVIFLSTSRVYPIKTIETLNFDEYDTRFVLSDTQPVPGVSSKGIAENFPLDGARSLYGTTKLASELIIQEYNEFFGLKTVINRCGVITGPWQMGKVDQGVMVLWIAKHYFEQQLAYIGYGGTGKQTRDMLHIADLYRLIDWELHNIDQVNGEILNAGGGNESSASLQELTKICQEVTGKTIPINSVAENRAADIRLYITDNTKVTKLTGWKPELGIKEIVSDIAQWLDENRAALEPILK; encoded by the coding sequence ATGAAAATACTGATCACTGGCGGAGCCGGTTTTGTTGGCTCCTCACTGGCTTTATCCCTCAAAAGCAACTATCCACAGTACGAAATTTTTGTTCTCGACAACCTGAAGCGCAAAGGCTCCGAACTGAACGTGGCCCGTCTGACCAAAGCCGGGATTCAGTTTGTGCACGGCGACATCCGGAACAAGGAAGATTTCGACCCCATTCCGCCCGTTGATACCCTGATTGAAGCCTCCGCCGAACCGTCGGTGCTGGCGGGCCTGACCGGAACGCCCGACTACCTGATGAACACCAACCTGTTCGGTACGGTCAACTGCCTGAACTTTGCGCTCAAATCCAAAGCCAACGTTATCTTCTTATCCACGAGCCGGGTTTATCCGATCAAAACCATCGAAACGCTGAATTTCGATGAATACGACACCCGGTTTGTCCTTTCCGACACCCAACCCGTACCGGGCGTTTCGTCCAAAGGCATTGCCGAAAATTTCCCGCTCGACGGCGCCCGTTCGCTCTACGGCACCACCAAGCTGGCGTCGGAGCTGATCATTCAGGAATACAACGAATTTTTTGGTCTGAAAACCGTCATCAACCGGTGCGGAGTGATTACCGGCCCGTGGCAAATGGGCAAGGTGGATCAAGGCGTGATGGTGCTCTGGATTGCCAAGCACTATTTTGAGCAGCAACTGGCGTACATCGGCTACGGCGGCACCGGCAAACAAACCCGCGATATGCTCCACATCGCCGATCTCTACCGCTTGATCGACTGGGAGTTGCACAACATCGACCAGGTTAACGGCGAGATCTTGAACGCGGGCGGAGGCAATGAAAGCAGCGCGTCGTTGCAGGAGTTGACCAAAATCTGCCAGGAAGTAACCGGAAAGACCATCCCGATCAACAGCGTAGCCGAAAACCGGGCCGCCGACATCCGGCTTTACATTACCGACAACACCAAGGTAACCAAACTGACGGGCTGGAAACCGGAGCTGGGCATCAAAGAAATTGTTTCCGACATCGCGCAGTGGCTCGACGAAAACCGGGCGGCTCTCGAACCCATTCTAAAGTAA
- a CDS encoding glycosyltransferase family 2 protein: MSEPLISIVAPLYNERESFPHLVARLNALMDSSPLSIEVVLIDDGSRDNTALLMQQLALTDERYQCVFLARNYGHQIALTAGMAAAKGTEALFIIDGDLQDPPELLTEFYAKFQEGYDVVYAVRKKRKEGFFKRTAYFLFYRFMKSISYVDIPLDSGDFSLISRRVANVLNQMPEESRFIRGMRSWIGFKQIGVEYERDARVAGEAKYTFKMLRRLAYNGIFNFSEFPIKFVTNLGMLSIGVAILYLIQTLIKKYFFGGVPQGFTALLFTIILFGGIQLIGLGLIGEYVLRIFFQSKGRPLYIVREIIRKKERQL, encoded by the coding sequence TTGTCTGAACCACTCATCTCGATTGTCGCTCCGCTTTACAACGAACGAGAGTCGTTTCCACACCTAGTTGCGCGGTTGAATGCCCTGATGGACAGTTCTCCGCTTTCGATTGAAGTTGTCCTGATTGACGATGGCAGCCGTGATAATACGGCGTTGCTCATGCAGCAGCTGGCGCTGACCGACGAGCGGTACCAGTGCGTTTTTCTGGCCCGGAATTACGGCCACCAGATAGCCCTGACGGCCGGAATGGCCGCTGCCAAAGGAACCGAAGCCCTGTTTATCATTGACGGTGACTTACAGGACCCCCCCGAACTGCTGACCGAATTTTACGCTAAATTCCAGGAGGGCTACGACGTAGTGTACGCGGTTCGGAAGAAACGGAAAGAAGGCTTCTTCAAGCGAACGGCCTATTTTCTGTTCTACCGCTTCATGAAATCCATTTCCTACGTCGACATTCCGCTCGACAGTGGCGATTTCTCGCTGATCAGTCGGCGGGTTGCCAACGTCCTGAATCAGATGCCGGAGGAAAGCCGTTTTATCCGTGGAATGCGCTCCTGGATCGGTTTCAAGCAAATTGGCGTGGAATACGAGCGCGACGCCCGCGTGGCCGGTGAAGCGAAATACACGTTTAAAATGCTCCGGCGGCTGGCCTACAACGGCATTTTTAACTTCAGCGAATTTCCGATCAAATTTGTCACCAACCTGGGGATGTTATCCATTGGCGTCGCTATTTTGTATCTCATTCAGACGCTCATCAAAAAGTATTTCTTCGGGGGCGTACCGCAGGGTTTTACGGCTTTGCTGTTTACCATCATCCTTTTCGGCGGTATTCAATTGATCGGTTTAGGACTAATCGGAGAATACGTGCTTCGAATTTTCTTCCAGAGCAAAGGCCGTCCGTTATACATCGTTCGCGAGATCATCCGAAAAAAAGAACGTCAATTGTAG
- a CDS encoding KUP/HAK/KT family potassium transporter, producing MEDKKHLDKVTAAGLLVALGIIYGDIGTSPLYVLRAVVGSDQPIQEDIVRGALSCIFWTITLQTTVKYVILVLRADNRGEGGTFALYALVRRHARWLTIPAIIGGSSLLADSIITPPISVSSAIEGLRIIYPDIPTVPIVIGILAFLFLIQTFGTSVVGTAFGPIMLLWFTMLGVLGAIHIVDDLSILQAVNPYYVYHFLNDYPGAFWLLGAVFLSTTGAEALYADMGHTGRGNIRVSWMFVKACLLLNYFGQGAFIEGLAGEKLGERNPFYSLMPEWFLFAGIVIATAATVIASQAMITGAFTLISEAIRLNFWPKVRLRYPTNKKGQLYVPSINWLLFAGCIGVVLYFQESSRMEAAYGLAITLTMLMTTVLFSYYMYSHKFNAWFVLFFLIFYLFVEASFLVANLAKFTHGGWVSVLIAGLMAGIMIVWLNASRIKLRLTEYVKIDQYIQPFKELSRDISIPKYATHLVFMSNAARAAEIESKIIYSIFQKRPKRADIYWFIHVDTTDDPYTMEYKVNTIASDDVYKVTFRLGFRIEQRINLFFRKVIEDMVKNKEVDITSRYESLSRQNVIGDFRFVVLEKFLSYENDLPFRERFVMDIYFYVKNFTTPEDRWFGLDTSAVKIEKVPLVIRPVGNVKLKRIDT from the coding sequence ATGGAAGATAAAAAACACCTGGACAAGGTAACCGCAGCGGGTTTGCTGGTTGCGCTGGGTATTATCTACGGCGATATTGGTACTTCGCCACTTTACGTACTCCGGGCTGTTGTCGGCAGCGATCAACCAATTCAGGAAGATATCGTTAGAGGAGCCCTGTCCTGTATTTTCTGGACCATTACCTTACAAACTACAGTCAAGTATGTGATTCTGGTTCTGCGGGCCGATAACCGGGGGGAAGGGGGCACGTTTGCGCTCTACGCACTGGTCCGGCGGCACGCCCGTTGGCTGACCATTCCGGCCATTATCGGGGGGAGTTCACTGCTGGCCGATAGCATCATTACGCCACCAATTTCGGTTTCTTCCGCCATTGAAGGGCTTCGGATTATCTACCCCGACATTCCCACGGTTCCCATCGTCATTGGCATTCTCGCGTTCCTGTTTCTGATTCAGACGTTTGGTACCAGCGTAGTCGGAACGGCGTTCGGCCCCATCATGCTTCTATGGTTTACCATGCTCGGTGTGCTGGGAGCGATCCATATCGTCGATGATTTATCCATTCTACAGGCCGTCAATCCTTACTACGTCTATCATTTCCTGAACGACTACCCCGGAGCGTTCTGGCTGCTGGGTGCGGTTTTTCTTTCGACTACCGGAGCCGAAGCCCTGTACGCCGATATGGGGCACACCGGCCGGGGTAACATCCGGGTGAGCTGGATGTTCGTAAAGGCCTGTTTGCTCCTGAATTATTTTGGCCAGGGCGCTTTCATTGAGGGTCTGGCGGGCGAAAAGCTGGGCGAGCGCAACCCGTTTTACAGCTTAATGCCCGAATGGTTTCTGTTTGCCGGTATCGTCATTGCCACTGCAGCCACGGTTATTGCGAGCCAGGCCATGATTACGGGAGCGTTCACGCTGATTAGTGAAGCCATCCGGCTTAATTTCTGGCCGAAGGTCCGGCTTCGTTACCCCACCAATAAGAAAGGGCAATTGTACGTTCCCAGCATCAACTGGCTGCTTTTTGCGGGTTGTATCGGGGTGGTGCTTTATTTTCAGGAGTCGTCGCGGATGGAAGCGGCTTACGGGCTGGCCATTACGCTGACCATGCTAATGACGACGGTTCTGTTCAGCTACTACATGTACTCCCACAAGTTCAACGCGTGGTTTGTGCTGTTTTTTCTGATCTTTTACCTGTTTGTCGAAGCCAGCTTCCTGGTGGCCAACCTGGCTAAATTCACCCACGGCGGCTGGGTGTCAGTCCTGATTGCCGGGCTGATGGCCGGTATTATGATTGTCTGGCTGAACGCGAGCCGAATCAAGCTACGGTTGACGGAATACGTCAAAATTGACCAATACATCCAGCCGTTCAAGGAACTCAGCCGCGACATCAGCATCCCGAAATACGCCACGCACCTGGTGTTCATGAGCAACGCAGCCCGGGCGGCCGAAATCGAGTCCAAAATCATTTATTCGATCTTCCAGAAACGGCCCAAGCGGGCGGATATCTACTGGTTCATCCACGTTGATACCACCGACGATCCGTACACGATGGAATACAAGGTAAACACCATTGCTTCCGACGACGTCTATAAAGTCACGTTTCGGCTGGGCTTCCGCATTGAGCAGCGCATCAACCTCTTCTTCCGCAAGGTCATTGAAGACATGGTGAAAAATAAGGAGGTAGACATCACCAGCCGCTACGAGTCGCTCAGCCGCCAGAATGTAATCGGTGACTTCCGGTTTGTGGTGCTGGAGAAATTTCTCTCCTACGAAAACGATCTTCCATTTCGGGAGCGGTTTGTGATGGATATTTACTTCTACGTGAAAAACTTCACGACGCCCGAAGACCGCTGGTTCGGCCTCGATACCAGTGCCGTCAAGATCGAAAAAGTGCCGCTGGTGATTCGCCCGGTTGGCAACGTCAAACTCAAACGAATCGATACTTAA
- a CDS encoding LptF/LptG family permease produces MKLLDWYILKRFLLTYFFVVMVIVLVVCVVDYTEKVDDFYKHNAPGDKIIFDYYLNFIPYWANYISPLMVFIATVFMTSRLAAKSEIIAILSSGISFVRLMVPYAMGALILSVATYFLVGWVVPKANQTRIAFELKYTKDPYTYSGRNIHIKVAPNVYAYLESYNNQSNTGYKFTLEEVKGNQLLQKLAGERIEWSPNKKKWTVYNYNLRKINGLQETLTHGEKIDTLLNLYPSDFDSDFSLFETFTFPELDNYIALLSSRGADGVETYLLEKYSRQTRPFAILILTAIGVIMSARKSRRGVGWQVALGFILAFVYLLFFMLAKGIAEAGNLNPIVAVWLPNIVFTGIGLILYHTIPR; encoded by the coding sequence ATGAAACTCCTTGATTGGTATATTTTAAAACGGTTTTTGCTGACGTATTTCTTTGTTGTGATGGTCATCGTGCTGGTGGTCTGCGTCGTCGACTACACCGAAAAGGTGGACGATTTCTACAAGCACAATGCTCCCGGCGACAAGATCATCTTTGATTATTACCTCAACTTCATACCGTACTGGGCCAACTACATCAGTCCGCTGATGGTGTTTATTGCCACCGTATTCATGACCTCGCGGCTGGCGGCCAAATCCGAAATTATCGCCATCCTGAGCAGCGGTATCAGCTTTGTGCGGCTGATGGTTCCGTACGCGATGGGGGCCCTGATCCTGAGCGTTGCCACGTATTTTCTGGTCGGTTGGGTGGTGCCGAAAGCCAACCAGACCCGTATCGCTTTTGAGCTGAAATACACCAAAGACCCCTACACCTATTCGGGCCGGAATATTCACATTAAGGTAGCGCCCAACGTTTATGCCTACCTGGAAAGCTATAATAACCAAAGCAATACGGGTTATAAATTCACGCTGGAAGAAGTGAAAGGCAACCAACTGCTGCAAAAACTGGCGGGTGAACGCATCGAGTGGAGCCCCAACAAGAAAAAGTGGACGGTTTACAATTACAATCTCCGGAAAATTAACGGTTTGCAGGAAACGTTGACGCACGGCGAGAAAATAGATACCCTGCTGAATCTTTACCCGTCGGATTTCGACAGCGATTTCAGTCTTTTTGAAACCTTCACCTTCCCCGAACTCGACAATTACATTGCCCTGCTCAGCAGTCGGGGTGCCGATGGGGTAGAGACGTATTTGCTGGAAAAGTACTCACGGCAAACGCGTCCCTTTGCCATTCTGATTCTGACCGCCATTGGCGTCATCATGTCGGCCCGGAAAAGCCGTCGGGGGGTCGGCTGGCAGGTCGCGCTGGGTTTTATTCTGGCGTTTGTCTACCTGCTGTTTTTCATGCTGGCCAAAGGCATTGCCGAAGCGGGTAACCTGAATCCGATTGTGGCCGTCTGGCTACCCAATATCGTGTTTACCGGCATCGGGCTGATTTTGTACCATACCATTCCGCGATAG
- a CDS encoding DMT family transporter, with product MNRPTLTDYLHLHFLVLIWGFTAILGLLISVSALTLVVYRTLLAAIGLGVLLVVQKKMVAVSPSDRWKLLATGVVMALHWALFFGAARVANASVCLAGMATGSLWTSLLEPLVVRRRLRLIEVVLGIIVMAGLYMIFRFEIDRATGLLMAVFSAMLAAVFTIVNSQFTRRYPPMTITFYEMSGAFGGSLLFLGLYLAFGLEKPSSLWPQPTDWLWIAILAFVCTVYAYSASVWLMRKFSAFAVNLTVNLEPVYGIALAWLFFGDRERMTTGFYAGTVVILIAVLVYPVWQRKMDKKKIYPIQ from the coding sequence ATGAACCGTCCGACACTTACCGATTACCTGCATCTGCATTTTCTGGTTCTGATCTGGGGCTTCACGGCCATTCTGGGGCTGTTGATTTCCGTATCGGCCCTGACGCTGGTGGTCTACCGGACGTTGCTGGCGGCCATTGGGTTGGGCGTGCTGCTAGTGGTTCAGAAGAAAATGGTGGCGGTATCACCGTCCGATCGGTGGAAACTCCTGGCAACGGGCGTCGTGATGGCCCTGCATTGGGCTTTGTTCTTCGGGGCGGCCCGGGTTGCCAACGCATCGGTTTGTCTGGCCGGTATGGCAACCGGTTCGCTGTGGACCAGTCTGCTGGAGCCACTGGTGGTCCGGCGTCGGCTGCGGCTGATCGAAGTGGTGCTTGGTATCATTGTGATGGCGGGGTTGTACATGATCTTTCGGTTTGAGATTGATCGGGCGACCGGCTTGCTGATGGCGGTCTTCTCGGCCATGCTGGCGGCCGTTTTCACGATTGTCAACAGCCAGTTTACCCGGCGGTATCCGCCCATGACCATCACCTTTTACGAAATGTCGGGGGCTTTTGGTGGTTCCCTGCTGTTTCTGGGGTTATATTTGGCGTTTGGTTTGGAAAAGCCGTCATCGTTGTGGCCCCAGCCAACCGACTGGCTCTGGATCGCGATCCTGGCGTTTGTCTGTACGGTCTACGCCTATTCGGCTTCGGTTTGGCTGATGCGCAAGTTTTCGGCCTTTGCGGTAAACCTGACCGTCAACCTGGAGCCGGTATACGGAATTGCGCTGGCCTGGCTGTTTTTTGGCGACCGCGAACGGATGACCACTGGCTTCTACGCGGGCACCGTCGTGATTCTGATTGCGGTGCTGGTGTATCCGGTCTGGCAGCGAAAAATGGATAAAAAGAAAATTTATCCGATTCAATAA
- a CDS encoding MBOAT family O-acyltransferase, with protein sequence MLFNSLQFLLFFVVVTLTYYSLPWRGRWVLLLVASCYFYMVFKPAYILILFLTIVIDYFAGIWLERTQPGPSRKWLLIISLLSNIGILAFFKYFGFFNESIVGLLEQLNLNGIAQRINSLDVRLLNKVLLFFGQPTATSFELIDRLDILPIGLSFHTFQAMSYTIEVYRGNQKAERHFGIYALYVMFYPQLVAGPIERPQNVLHQFHTYFQYDFENLKAGLMQMAFGFFKKVVIADRMAEIVGHAYNNPTQHNGLTLLVATLAFSIQIYCDFSGYSDIAIGAARTMGFTLMENFRTPYFSRSIVEFWRRWHISLSTWFRDYLYIPLGGNRVSPSRRYLNVFIVFLVSGLWHGASWNYVIWGGLHGAYQLMANWRDKAFSQWGVKFPEENKAYQLLQLLLTFVLVMLTWVFFRNHKAPVQNAFHILGKIIFTPFDGPLRAPFNTTELWFCVLLVAVLFLKEKFYLTIPTRNTVLFFILFPLICLLSYLFGVFTSNQFIYFQF encoded by the coding sequence ATGCTGTTTAATTCGCTTCAGTTCTTATTGTTTTTTGTCGTTGTAACGCTGACGTATTACAGTTTGCCGTGGCGCGGGCGCTGGGTGTTGCTGTTGGTGGCCAGTTGTTACTTCTACATGGTCTTCAAACCGGCGTACATCCTGATCCTGTTTCTGACCATCGTAATCGACTACTTTGCCGGAATCTGGCTGGAGCGGACGCAACCCGGACCCTCGCGAAAATGGCTGCTGATCATCAGTTTACTTTCCAATATCGGCATCCTGGCGTTTTTTAAATATTTTGGATTTTTCAACGAAAGTATCGTCGGGCTGCTCGAACAATTAAACCTGAACGGTATTGCGCAACGGATCAATTCACTGGATGTTCGGCTGCTAAACAAAGTCCTGCTGTTTTTCGGGCAACCTACCGCTACTTCGTTTGAACTGATTGACAGGCTGGATATTCTGCCCATTGGCCTGTCGTTTCACACGTTTCAGGCCATGAGTTACACCATTGAGGTATACCGTGGCAACCAAAAAGCCGAGCGGCATTTTGGCATTTACGCGTTGTACGTGATGTTTTACCCGCAGTTGGTGGCCGGTCCGATCGAACGGCCGCAGAACGTGCTGCACCAGTTTCATACGTACTTTCAGTACGATTTCGAGAACCTGAAAGCCGGATTGATGCAGATGGCATTCGGGTTTTTCAAGAAAGTTGTCATTGCCGACCGGATGGCCGAGATTGTCGGTCATGCCTACAACAATCCAACGCAGCACAACGGGCTGACCCTGCTTGTGGCAACACTGGCCTTCAGTATTCAGATTTACTGCGACTTCTCGGGGTATTCCGACATTGCCATTGGCGCGGCCCGGACGATGGGGTTCACCCTGATGGAAAACTTCAGAACACCGTATTTTTCGCGCTCGATTGTCGAGTTCTGGCGACGCTGGCACATTTCCCTCTCCACCTGGTTTCGCGATTACCTGTACATTCCGCTGGGCGGTAACCGGGTCAGTCCGTCCAGACGGTATCTAAACGTCTTTATTGTTTTTCTGGTCAGCGGTTTGTGGCACGGGGCAAGCTGGAACTACGTCATCTGGGGCGGTTTGCACGGGGCCTATCAGCTTATGGCAAACTGGCGCGACAAAGCTTTCAGTCAGTGGGGAGTCAAGTTTCCCGAGGAAAACAAAGCGTATCAGCTCCTGCAACTTCTGCTGACGTTCGTGCTGGTGATGCTGACGTGGGTGTTTTTCCGGAACCACAAAGCACCGGTCCAAAATGCCTTTCATATCCTGGGCAAGATCATTTTTACGCCGTTCGACGGGCCGCTGCGTGCGCCGTTCAACACCACTGAACTCTGGTTTTGCGTGCTGTTGGTGGCGGTTTTGTTCCTGAAGGAGAAGTTCTACCTGACCATCCCGACGCGCAACACCGTTCTGTTCTTTATTCTGTTTCCGCTGATCTGCCTGCTGTCGTACCTGTTCGGGGTCTTTACCTCAAACCAGTTCATCTATTTCCAGTTCTAA
- a CDS encoding metal-dependent transcriptional regulator, giving the protein MHSFTEENYLKTIYYLAARQEGEVTTNSLAEMTATKAASVSDMLRKLADKQLIHYKKYQGVRLTEEGERLALKVIRRHRIWEVFLAEKLGFGWDEVHEMAEELEHIRSEELVEKLDAFLGYPQFDPHGDPIPSPAGQMPNVEYSKLSDVGVGTEVQVMGVLEHSPEFLQHLDKTGLNLGCRVRVQDVNAFDKSVSVQINQEKTLFVSNEVARNLLVS; this is encoded by the coding sequence ATGCATTCATTCACGGAAGAAAATTATTTAAAAACCATCTATTACCTGGCGGCCCGGCAGGAGGGAGAGGTTACAACCAATTCACTGGCCGAAATGACGGCTACCAAGGCCGCTTCGGTATCGGATATGCTGCGGAAGCTGGCCGACAAACAACTGATTCATTACAAAAAGTATCAGGGTGTCCGGCTGACGGAGGAGGGTGAACGACTGGCGCTGAAAGTCATTCGGCGGCACCGGATCTGGGAGGTATTTCTGGCCGAAAAGCTGGGTTTTGGCTGGGACGAAGTCCACGAAATGGCCGAAGAACTGGAGCACATTCGCTCGGAAGAACTGGTTGAAAAACTGGATGCCTTTCTGGGGTACCCGCAGTTTGACCCCCACGGCGACCCAATTCCCAGCCCGGCGGGCCAAATGCCGAACGTTGAATACTCCAAACTTTCGGACGTTGGCGTCGGAACGGAGGTGCAGGTCATGGGTGTGCTGGAACACTCCCCGGAATTTCTGCAACACCTCGACAAGACCGGCCTGAATCTGGGCTGCCGGGTGCGGGTGCAGGATGTTAACGCTTTTGATAAATCCGTCTCTGTACAGATTAACCAGGAAAAAACGTTATTTGTCAGTAACGAAGTGGCCCGGAATCTGCTTGTCAGTTAA